The Kitasatospora albolonga nucleotide sequence AGCCGTGAACCGTCCGCCCGACGGCAGCCGGAACGCCCTGTCCACGGAGCGTGAGCGGCCGGGGGCCGTGTGACCACAAGGCCCCCAGGGCCACCGGGACCCCGGTGGCCGGCACCGTCGAGGCATACGGGGCCGGAGCCCGGTGGCCTCGTGCGCCGACCGGGAGGACCGGCCCCCGCAGGAGAGGCCCACCCCGTCATGACCGTACGCCGCAGCGCAGCCGCGCTCGCGACCACCGCCGTTCTGCTGGGCGCGGCCGCACCCGTCGCGGTCGCGCCCGTCGCGGTCGCCGCGCCGAGCCCTTCCCCCTCGGCCGAGCTGCCGCCCGGGCTCTACGGCACCACGGACCCCACGTACGACGGGGTGTGGCGGCAGTCGCTGGCCTTCCTCGCCCAGAAGATCGAGTACGTCACGCCGTCGGCCCAGGCCGTGGACTGGCTGGTGGGGCAGCAGTGCGACAGCGGCGCGTTCACCTCGTACCGCGACGCCGCCAAGCCGTGCGACGCGTCGACCGTGATGGACACCAACGCCACCGCCGCCGCCGTCCAGGCGCTCGTGGAGCTGAACCAGCACCGCGAGGCGGCGGACAACGGGGCCGACTGGCTGAAGTCCGTCCAGAACGAGGACGGCGGCTGGGGGTACAACCCGGGCAGCCCCAGCGACGCCAACTCCACGGCCGTCGTGATCGGCGCCCTCGCCCGTACGAGCGTCCCGATCAGCGAGATCACCACCGCCGACGGCAAGACCCCGTACACCGCGCTCCAGTCCCTGGCCATCCCGTGCGGGGAGAAGGACGGCGGCGCCTTCGCCTACCAGCCCGGCAAGAAGGGCGAGCTCGTCGCCAACGCCGACGCCTCGGCCGCCGCCGTGCTCGGGCTGATGGGCCGGGGCATGGCCGTCGGGGACGCCAACGCGGTGAAGGACCCCGTCTGCCGCAAGGGCGACGACCTCACCGCCGAGGAGAGCGCGCAGAACGGCGCCCACTACCTCGCCGAGACCCTGGCCGCCTCCCCCTACCTCAACCAGCCGCCGATGCCGGGCGCCGAAGACAGCGCGCCGCAGCCCGACTTCGGCAACACGGCGGACGCGGTCGTCGCCCTCGCCGCCTCCGGGCACAAGGACAAGGCCGCCGCCTCGGTGGAGTGGCTGGAGAAGAACTCCAAGGACTGGGCCCAGCAGGGCGGGCCCGCCGCCACCGCGCAGCTGATCTTCGCCGCGCACGCGACGGGCGCCGACGCCCGCAGTTTCGGCGGGGTCGACCTCGTCAAGCAGCTGAACGCGACCGGCCCCTCCCCCGCCGCGACCGCCGCCCCCTCGCCGACGCCGACCGGTCCGCAGCCCAGCAGCGGCACCAGCAGCGACGACAGCGGGCTCGGCCTGTGGTGGCTGGTCGGGCTCGGCCTGGCGTTCGGCGCGGGCATCGGCTTCCTGCTCAGCATGCGCCGGAAGAAGCAGCAGCCGTGACGCCGCCCGCCGGGTCCGCCGGTGAGCGGCGCACCCGGTCCGGAGCAGTGCTCCGGTCGCCGAGCACCGCTCCCCTCACCACCCCCCTCAGGGCTCTCCTCGTCACCCTGCTCGCGGCCCTCCTCGCCGCCTCGGCGGTCCTCCTCGGGGCGGGCGGCGCCGAGGCCGCCGGGTACCGCTACTGGTCCTTCTGGGAGGGCAACGGCAAGAACTGGGAGTACGCCACCCAGGGCCCCGCCCTCCTGCTCCCCGACGACGGTACGGTCCAGGGCTTCCGGTTCTCCGTCAGCGAGGACTCCGCCGACGCCGACCAGCCGCGCCGCGCCCCCGACTTCGGGGCCATCTGCGCCTCCACCCCGGCGAAGGACGGCTCCAAGCGGGTTGCCCTGGTGATCGACCCCGGTACGCCGGAGGACGCCCCGGCCGGGGAGGAGCCGCCCGCCCTGCGTACCGCCTGCGCCCAGGTCGCGCCGGACGCCAGCAGCGCGGAGGCGCTCGCCTCGGTGGCGAAGCCGCTGCGGTACGACAGCAGCGCGATGATCTGCGCGATCTCCGGCTATCCGAAGACGGGCTGCGGTGAGCAGGTGTCGGGCGACGGGGACGGCGGCAAGAAAGACAGCAGCGAGAAGCCGTCCGCCCCGTCGAGTGCGTCGAGCGCGGACGGTGACGGCGGCAGCAGCGGTGGCGGCGGGCCCTCCGTCGGGCTCCTCGTCGGTATCGGGGCCGTCCTCCTGCTGGGTGTCGCCGCCGTGTTCCAGGCCCGCCGGCGCCGATGACGCACGCCCCGGGGACGGCCCGGCTGCTCCGGCGTGCCCTGCACGCGCCCGAGGCGGGCCGTTCCAACGCGCTGCCCGCCGGGGCGTGGTGGCTCTGGGCGCTGGGGCTCGCGACCGCCGCCTCCCGGACCACCAACCCGCTGCTGCTCGGCCTGCTGGTCGGGGTGGCCGGGTATGTGGTGGCGGCCCGGCGCACGGACGCGCCCTGGGCCCGCTCCTACGGGGCGTTCATCAAGCTCGGGCTCTTCGTCATCGCGCTGCGGCTGCTCTTCTCCGTCTTCCTCGGCTCGCAGATCCCGGGCTCGCACACCGTGTTCACGCTCCCCGAACTGCCCCTGCCCGACTGGGCGCAGGGGGTGCGGATCGGTGGCCGGGTCACGGCGGAGCAGCTGGTCTTCTCGCTCTACGACGGGATGAAGCTGGCCGCCCTGCTGATCTGCGTCGGCGCGGCGAACTCGCTCGCCAACCCGGCCCGGCTGCTGAAGTCGCTGCCCGGGGCGCTGTACGAGGCCGGGGTCGCCGTCGTCGTCGCGATGACGTTCGCCCCGAACATGGTCGCCGATGTGGTCCGGCTGCGGACCGCGCGGCGGCTGCGGGGGCGGCCGACCGGTGGGGTGAAGGCCGTCGCGCAGATCGGACTGCCGGTGCTGGAGGGGGCGTTGGAGCGGTCGGTGGCGGTGGCCGCGTCGATGGACGCGCGGGGGTACGGGCGTACCGCCGACGTTCCGCCCGCCGTCCGGCACACCACCAACGTCCTCACGCTCGGCGGGCTGCTCGGGGTGTGCGCGGGGACGTACGGGCTGCTGGCCGCGCAGGGCGCCGGGTACGGGCTGCCCGTGCTGCTGGCGGGGCTCGTCGCGGCGATGGCGGGGCTGCGGCTGGGCGGGCGGCGCTCGGTGCGGACCCGCTACCGCCCGGACCGGTGGGGCGTACGGGCCTGGCTGGTGGCGGGGTCGGGGGCGGTGGTGGCCGCCGCGATGATCTGGGCGGGCTCGGTCGATCCGGAGGCGCTGCACCCCGGTGTCGTACCGCTGACCGCGCCGGAGCTGCCGCTGTGGCCGGCGGTGGCCGTGCTGGTGGGGCTGCTGCCCGCGCTGGTCGCCCCCGTGCCGCCGACGGCCCGGGGCGCCGCCTCCGTACCACCGACACCACGCGGCCGGGGCTTCGAAGAACACGACCGTAGCGGCAAGGAGCAGGCGTGATCAGGTTCGAGCAGGTCTCCGTGCGGTACGACGGGACGGACCGGCCCACCCTGTCCGGCGTCGATCTCGCGGTGCCGGAAGGGGAGTTGGTGCTGCTGGTCGGCCCGTCGGGGGTCGGCAAGTCGACGCTGCTGGGGACGGTCTCGGGGCTCGTCCCGCACTTCACGGGCGGGGTGCTGAGCGGGCGGGTCACGGTGGACGGGCGGGACACCCGCGCCCACAAGCCGCGTGAACTGGCCGATCTGGTGGGCACGGTGGGGCAGGACCCGCTGGCCCATTTCGTCACGGACACGGTCGAGGACGAACTCGCGTACGGCATGGAGTCGTTGGGACTGGCGCCCGATGTCATGCGGCGGCGCGTGGAGGAGACGCTCGATCTGCTGGGGCTGGCCGAGCTGCGCGACCGGCCGATCGCGACCCTCTCGGGCGGGCAGCAGCAGCGGGTGGCGATCGGTTCGGTGCTGACCCCGCACCCCAAGGTGCTGGTGCTCGACGAGCCGACGTCCGCGCTGGACCCGGCGGCGGCCGAGGAGGTCCTCGCCGTACTGCAACGGCTGGTCCACGACCTCGGAACGACCGTGCTGATGGCCGAACACCGGCTGGAGCGGGTCGTGCAGTACGCGGACCAGGTCGTCCTGCTGCCCGCGCCGGGGGCCGCCCCGGTGATGGGCGCGCCCGCCGGGATCATGAAGGTGTCGCCGGTCCGGCCGCCGGTCGCGGAGTTGGGGCTGCTGGCGGGCTGGGACCCGCTGCCGCTGTCGGTACGCGATGCCCGGCGCGGGGCCGGTGAGCTGCGGGCCCGGCTGGCGTCGGCCGAGGTGCCCGCGCCGCCGGAGCCGTCCGGGAGTGTGCCGGTCGCGCCGGTGTCGAGCGGCCCCCGGCCGGGGCGGATCGCCCGGCTGCTGGGCCGTACGAAGGCCGTGGCGGCGCCCGCGCCCGCCGCCGATCCCGTCACCCGGGTCGATGCGCTGAGTGTGCGGCGCGGCCGGATCGAGGCGCTGCGGCGGGTGACGCTCACCGTGGCGCCGGGCGAGACCGTGGCGCTGATGGGCCGTAACGGGGCCGGGAAGTCCACGCTGCTCGGCGCGCTGGTCGGCATGGTCGAGCCCACGTCCGGTTCCGTACGCGTGGGAGGTCTGGCCCCGGCCCGTACCGATCCGCGCGCCATGATCCGCCGGGTCGGCCTGGTCCCGCAGGAGCCGCGCGATCTGCTGTACGCGGACACGGTGGCCGCCGAGTGCGCCGCCGCCGACCGGGACGCGGGCGCGGCGGAGGGCACCTGCCGGGCCCTGGTCTCCGAGCTGCTCCCGGGGGTCGGGGACGCCACGCACCCCCGTGACCTCTCCGAGGGGCAGCGGCTCGCCCTGGCCCTCGCCCTGGTGCTGACGGCCCGCCCGCCGCTGTTGCTGCTGGACGAGCCGACCCGGGGCCTGGACTACGCGGCGAAAGGGCGGCTCGTCGGCGTCCTGCGCGCGCTCGCGGCCGAGGGCCACGCCATCGTCCTGGCCACGCACGATGTGGAGCTGGCGGCGGAGCTGGCCCACCGGGTGGTGATCCTCGCCGACGGGGAGGTCGTCGCGGACGGCCCGACCGGCCGGGTGGTGGTCTCCTCCCCCGCCTTCGCCCCGCAGACCGCGAAGATCCTCGCCCCGCAGGAGTGGCTGACCGTCTCCCAGGTGCGCGGCGCGCTGGAGGCGGGCGCGTGAGCGGTAACGGAGTCGACGTACGGGTGCGGGCCCCCCGGCCCGTGCGGCTCGGGCCGAAGTCGGTGGCCGCGCTGGTGCTCGTCAGCGCGGTCGGGGTGGTCGCCTTCGGGTGGCCGCTGCTGGCCGGTGCCGACTCCGGGCTGGCCCACGCGCAGGACGCGCCGTGGCTGTTCGCCGCGCTGCTGCCACTGCTGGTCGCGGTGGTGGTGGCGACGATCGCGGAGTCCGGCATGGACGCCAAGGCCGTCGCGATGCTCGGTGTCCTGGCGGCGGTCGGGGCCGCGCTGCGCCCGCTGGGGGCGGGCACGGCGGGCCTGGAGCCGATGTTCTTCCTGATGGTCCTGAGCGGCCGGGTGCTGGGGCCGGGCTTCGGCTTCGTCCTCGGCTCGGTGACCATGTTCGCCTCCGCCCTGCTCACGGGCGGGGTGGGGCCGTGGATGCCGTTCCAGATGCTGGCGATGGGCTGGTTCACGATGGGCGCGGGGCTGCTGCCGGGCCCGGACCGGCTGCGCGGCCGGGCCGAGCTGGCGATGCTCGCGGTCTACGGGTCGGTGGCGGCGTTCGCGTACGGCACGATCATGAATCTGTACGGCTGGACGATCATCCCGGGGCTGGCCTCGGGCATCTCGTTCGTGGCGGGCGACCCGCTCCACGAGAACCTGGTGCGCTTCCTCGCCTACTGCGCGGCAACCTCGCTGGGGTGGGACCTGGGGCGGGCGGTGCTCACGGTCGTCCTGACGCTCACGGTCGGCCCGACCCTGCTGAAGGCGCTGCGCCGGGCGACACGGCGGGCGGCGTTCGACGCGCGGGCGGGGTTCGAGGAGCCCCGGGGGTCCTGACCTGCCAGGGGTCTTGACCTGCCGGGGCTCCGGGCCGTCCACAGCCGCTGGGGGATCGTCCTCGTCACAGCCGCTGGGTGACCGTCCCCGTTACAGCCGCTGGATGATCGTCCCCGTGGCCAGCGCCCCGCCCGCGCACATCGTGATGAGCGCGAACTCCTTGTCGCGGCGTTCCAGTTCGTGCAGGGCCGTGGTGATCAGACGGGCTCCCGTCGCGCCGACCGGGTGGCCCAGCGCGATCGCGCCGCCGTTGACGTTGACCTTCTCCAGACCGTCGAGGTCCGCCTCGAACTCCTGGGCCCAGCTGAGCACCACCGACGCGAACGCCTCGTTGATCTCGACGAGGTCGATGTCCTTGAGCGACATGCCCGCCTTGCCGAGCACCGCCCGGGTGGCGTCCACGGGTCCGTCCAGGTGGAAGTGCGGGTCGGAGCCGACGAGGGCCTGGGCCACGATCCGGGCCCGGGGCCTGAGCCTGAGGGCGCGGGCCATGCGCTTGGAGGACCAGAGGAGGGCGGCGGCCCCGTCGGATATCTGCGAGGAGTTCCCGGCGGTGTGGACGGCGGTCGGCATGACCGCCTTCAGCCCGGCGAGCGCCTCCATCGAGGTGTCCCGCAGCCCCTCGTCCCGGTCGACGAGCCGCCACATGCCCTGGCCGGCCGCCTGCTCCTCCTCGGTGGTGGGGACCTGGACGGCGTACGTCTCACGCTTGAAGCGTTCCTCGGCCCAGGCTTCGGCCGCCCGCTGCTGGGAGAGGAGGC carries:
- a CDS encoding cobalt ABC transporter permease, whose translation is MTHAPGTARLLRRALHAPEAGRSNALPAGAWWLWALGLATAASRTTNPLLLGLLVGVAGYVVAARRTDAPWARSYGAFIKLGLFVIALRLLFSVFLGSQIPGSHTVFTLPELPLPDWAQGVRIGGRVTAEQLVFSLYDGMKLAALLICVGAANSLANPARLLKSLPGALYEAGVAVVVAMTFAPNMVADVVRLRTARRLRGRPTGGVKAVAQIGLPVLEGALERSVAVAASMDARGYGRTADVPPAVRHTTNVLTLGGLLGVCAGTYGLLAAQGAGYGLPVLLAGLVAAMAGLRLGGRRSVRTRYRPDRWGVRAWLVAGSGAVVAAAMIWAGSVDPEALHPGVVPLTAPELPLWPAVAVLVGLLPALVAPVPPTARGAASVPPTPRGRGFEEHDRSGKEQA
- a CDS encoding ECF transporter S component, translating into MSGNGVDVRVRAPRPVRLGPKSVAALVLVSAVGVVAFGWPLLAGADSGLAHAQDAPWLFAALLPLLVAVVVATIAESGMDAKAVAMLGVLAAVGAALRPLGAGTAGLEPMFFLMVLSGRVLGPGFGFVLGSVTMFASALLTGGVGPWMPFQMLAMGWFTMGAGLLPGPDRLRGRAELAMLAVYGSVAAFAYGTIMNLYGWTIIPGLASGISFVAGDPLHENLVRFLAYCAATSLGWDLGRAVLTVVLTLTVGPTLLKALRRATRRAAFDARAGFEEPRGS
- a CDS encoding cobalt ABC transporter ATP-binding protein, which encodes MIRFEQVSVRYDGTDRPTLSGVDLAVPEGELVLLVGPSGVGKSTLLGTVSGLVPHFTGGVLSGRVTVDGRDTRAHKPRELADLVGTVGQDPLAHFVTDTVEDELAYGMESLGLAPDVMRRRVEETLDLLGLAELRDRPIATLSGGQQQRVAIGSVLTPHPKVLVLDEPTSALDPAAAEEVLAVLQRLVHDLGTTVLMAEHRLERVVQYADQVVLLPAPGAAPVMGAPAGIMKVSPVRPPVAELGLLAGWDPLPLSVRDARRGAGELRARLASAEVPAPPEPSGSVPVAPVSSGPRPGRIARLLGRTKAVAAPAPAADPVTRVDALSVRRGRIEALRRVTLTVAPGETVALMGRNGAGKSTLLGALVGMVEPTSGSVRVGGLAPARTDPRAMIRRVGLVPQEPRDLLYADTVAAECAAADRDAGAAEGTCRALVSELLPGVGDATHPRDLSEGQRLALALALVLTARPPLLLLDEPTRGLDYAAKGRLVGVLRALAAEGHAIVLATHDVELAAELAHRVVILADGEVVADGPTGRVVVSSPAFAPQTAKILAPQEWLTVSQVRGALEAGA
- a CDS encoding acetyl-CoA acetyltransferase; its protein translation is MAAEPVIVEAVRTPIGRRGGALANLHPAYLLGETYRELLGRTGIQADCVEQIVGGTVTHAGEQSMNPARNAWLAVGLPYETAATTVDCQCGSSQQAAHMVANMVAAGVIDVGISCGVEAMSRVPLGSGSKHGPGKPWPDEWNIDLPNQFEAAERIARKRGLTREKVDALGLLSQQRAAEAWAEERFKRETYAVQVPTTEEEQAAGQGMWRLVDRDEGLRDTSMEALAGLKAVMPTAVHTAGNSSQISDGAAALLWSSKRMARALRLRPRARIVAQALVGSDPHFHLDGPVDATRAVLGKAGMSLKDIDLVEINEAFASVVLSWAQEFEADLDGLEKVNVNGGAIALGHPVGATGARLITTALHELERRDKEFALITMCAGGALATGTIIQRL